ATCAATTGGACAACTTGGGCTTGCCATTTTATCAGCATTAGTTGGTGGATTTGGATATATTTACTTCTTAACTGGCGTATTGAATGTCACAATTGACGATCCAAATAAAGTTGGCCTATACATTGCCATCGCATTACTAGCATTCATCAGTTTAATACTTGGTGTCATGACATGGCTTGGAATAAAAGCGATACCACTGTTTATGATATTGCTATTCTTTAGTATGCAACTGTTAGCTTTACCAAAACAAATGTTACCTCAGTTCTATCAAGATTATATGATAAGTTGGAACCCATTCAGACATTACGCTGAAGGTTTAAGATCACTTATATACCTTAATCATCCAATTGAATTAAACAGCACAATGTGGATGTTTATCGGATTCATTATATTTGGTAGTGTTTCTACAATTTCAGCAGCAATTATTAGAAAGCACAGTTCAAAAAGAACAGAAGTACCATCATAATAAAATATTTATGAATAGGCTGGGACATTAATAATGTCTCAGTCTCTTTTAGTATCTTGGCAGTAGATGACTGAGTTAAAAATGCGCTTGTATCAAGCTTTTTTTAACTCTAGTCATCCTTGCCGGGGCGGGACTACGAAATCTTTTTTTATAAATTAGATTTCTGTCCCGCTCCCTTTTTATTTGGGATAAAAGATATCGTGCGATTGACCTTGAATCGCACGATATCTCTGCTCCTAACCCTAACTCTTCGTGCGATTGACCTTGAATCGCACGATATCTCGCCTCTTACCCCTAACTCTTCGTGCGATTGATACTGAATCGCACGATATCTCTGCTCCTACCCCTAACTCTTCGTGCGATTGAACCTGAATCGCACGATATCTCCACATCCTATAAATTCCCATTCACAAAGTAAAAGCTAGGACCCCCTCAAATGGTGTCCTAGCTTTTTCCATACTATATTTATAATAATTTTTTCGCTTCGTTTAAAGATTCTTGTGTAATTTCATGACTATTCACCCATGTTTCATGCACTTCTGCTCCGCGTTCTTTAAATATTTCTATGACGCGTTTACTTTGTTCTGGTGTCACGATTGGGTCATTCTCTCCCATTGATAAGAATACATTAAATGCTGATAAATCTTTTGTATTTTGTTGTAAGTCTACTGGATACAATGGCGCAAACAGCAATGCTTTCTTAAATGGTGATTCTTCTCTTAAGATGACATTAATTGCGATATTCGATCCGTTTGAGAATCCTACAAGTACAACATCTTCTAAATTAAATTTATATTTTCGTGATGATTCTTCTATAAATTCATACAATTCTTGTCCACGAAATTCCAAATCTTCTAAATCATACTCACCTTCACCGCGGCGTTTAAAGAATCTTGCCATTCCATTTTCTGATACTTCACCTTTCACACTTAGAATGCCGTATGTTGGGTCTAATATTTTAGCAAGTGGTAACAAATCTCTTTCGTCTCCACCTGTTCCATGTAACATTACAAATACTGGTTTACCGTGTTCACCTTGTTTATAAATGTGTTTCATTGTATCTCTCCATTTCTATTGTGGTCTCTTTATCGTAAATGTTTGCCCAATCTCCGCATAATCATTACCTGCTAATCTGCTTACTGCGCCTAATTCATCTTTATTGATATAGCCATTTTCATAAATTGCTTCATCGAAATGATAATACTTCACTTCTAATAGAATCAAATCGGAAATGGGTTCTTCCTCTTTTCCAATGACGATATGATCATATAATTGCGTTTCAAATCGCACTTTACTTTGCTTCAATCCTGGCACTGCAACTTCAACAGAACCTACGAGATCAAATTCAGTACGATCAATTTCACTTTCGTCTGGTCCAAGCCTAGCTGCTGTTTGATTGGCATCTGCAACATTGTCTGTATCCACAATATGCACGACCGCTTCTTTATTCTGTAAAATATTTCGCGCCGTGTCTTTCATCTCACCTTCGACACGTTGTACAGCAATAGATAATATAGGCGGCTCCGAAGACACGATATTAAAAAAGCTAAACGGGGCAATATTTAATAACCCACTATCTGATTGTGATGTCACAAGTGCAATCGGTCTAGGAATAATGGATCCTATTAGCAATTTATAATTTTCTTTTTGTGTTAATGCGTCTGGTCGTAGTTTCTTCATTTGAACCACCTCTAGTTTAATTAATGTTGTCTGCTTGTATCGAACATTCTAATTTCTGATTCAATGTACTCACGTTTTGATTCTAAGAATGGTGGCAATGCAAGACTTTCACCTAATGTTTCGTAAGGTTCGTCTCCCATAAATCCAGGTCCATCTGTAGAAACTTCTATTAATATATGTCCTATTCTTGCATATAATGCTTCAAAATAATAACGATCAACATTACCTGAATTACCAATACGACGTTCGTTATATTTTTCTTCCCATGCTTTAATTGCTTCATGGTCTTTCAATCTAAATGATACGTGATGAACTTCACCGTAACCTTGTCTTGCTTCAGGACCTTGGTCGTCTTTTCTTAAAATCACTTGACCACCATTACCACCTTCTCCTACTTCAAACAATGTTACTTGTTCTTCTTCAACAACAGGTTTCATGCCATAAACTTCTTTTAATACGGCTTTAAAATCATCATAATAACTCACTGTAATTTCAATAGGTCCTAATCCGTAAATTGCTTTATCTTCTGGTACTGGACCATTTTTCCAAGGGATACCAGGGGCAACGCCTTCATTTAATTCATCTGAAATCAATTGATATCTTTGTCCGTCTTCTTCTTCAAATGGCAATACTTTTTTACCAAATAGATCTTGTATGCCATCATGTTTAACGCCGAATGATTCAAATCGGTCTAAATAATATTCAAGAGCTGCATCATTTGGAACTCTAAATGCTGCACGTGTAATTGAATTCGTACCTCTTTGACCTTTTGGATTATTTGGGAAGTCAAAGAATGTCATGTCTGTTCCTGCAGAACCTTGATCATCTGCAAAAAATGTATGATACGTATAAATATCATCTTGGTTCACTGTTTTTTTAACTAAACGCATACCGAGTACTTCTGTGAAGAATTTATAGTTTCTTACTGCATCGTTTGTCATCGCTGTTACGTGGTGGATTCCTAAAAGTTCATTATTTTTCATTTAAAATTCCTTCTTTCGATTTTTTATATTTATTTCGATTTCGAACTAGTTTCGTTGTAAAAAATTTTCGCTCTTAAACTTTTTCATAAGCGCTGATTTTTTTTAAAGCTTTTCTTAATACCGTTAATTCTTCATCATCTAACACTGAAAATGCAGCTTCTATCGCTTCAGCATGTTGAGGGAAAATATTATTCATTAAAGTGTGACCCGCTTCAGTTAGAACAGCGTAAGTGACACGTTTGTCTTTCGTGTCTTGTCGACGATTGACATACCCTTTCTTCGTTAGCTGATCAATGACGTATGTCGTGCTGCTATTCGCAATTAATATGCGTTCTTTTACTTTTTGAATCGGTTGATCGCCTTTATGAAATAACAATTCCATTACTGCAAATTCCGTTATCGTTAGTCCATAATTCACCATATCTTGCTTAACAATACGGTCTAAAGTATCATTCGTTCGTTTAATACCTACTAAAGCCTTTAAGGACTCCTTTGTTCTATCCATCTCATCACCTCTTCAAACATTTATTTCGATTTCGAAGTAATTGTAACGCGCCTGATTTTAAAAGTCAACCATTCTTGATATAAAAAGTATACTTAGTTTTGAACGGGTATTTTTTCAATTTTCTAACAAATGGAAATAAATTGCTTTTACAAATCGATTAACTTATAATTCTTATTGAAAAGGTAAGATATAGAAAAATATATTGGAGTAATGAGATGAAAGCTTTTGATTTAATCGGTAATACACCACTTGTTTTACTTGAACAATTTAGTACTGAGGCTATGAAGATTTATGCCAAACTTGAGATGTATAACTTAGGTGGCAGCATCAAAGATCGATTAGGGAAACACCTCATTGAACATGCGATGTCTCAAGGGGAACTCTCTACTGGAGACACGATTGTTGAAGCAACTGCGGGAAACACAGGCATCGGGCTAGCCATTGTGGCAAATCATTATCACATCAATTGTGTCATATATGCACCAGAACATTTTTCTGAAGAGAAGATGTCAATCATGCGTGCATTAGGTGCAGATGTTAGACGTACACCACGTTCTGAAGGTATGATTGGTGCACAACAACAAGCGAAAGCATATGCTGAGAAACATCAAGCATACTACGTTAATCAATTTAATAATGACGAGAACCCACGTGCTTACGTACATACATTAGCACAAGAAATTCTCGACCAGTGCCCGGATATTAATTATTTCGTTGCTGGTGCAGGTTCAGGCGGAACATTTTCAGGTACTGCTTCAGTCATGCATCAACACAATGTTAAAAATATCATCGTAGAACCTGAAGGCAGCATTTTAGCAGGTGGTGAAGCACATGCACATGATACGGAAGGTATTGGCGTTGAGAAGTGGCCGTCATTTTTAGATCGCTCACTTATTGATGATATTAAAGTCATCAGTGATCAAGATGCTTTTCATAACGTATCACAATTAGCATTGAAAGAAGGCCTCCTTGCTGGTAGTTCATCAGGTGCAGCATTACAAGCAGCAATGGATATTGCAGAAGACATTGACGAAGGTCATATCGTTGTCGTAT
The Mammaliicoccus sp. Dog046 genome window above contains:
- the mhqD gene encoding methylhydroquinone degradation carboxylesterase MhqD, with the protein product MKHIYKQGEHGKPVFVMLHGTGGDERDLLPLAKILDPTYGILSVKGEVSENGMARFFKRRGEGEYDLEDLEFRGQELYEFIEESSRKYKFNLEDVVLVGFSNGSNIAINVILREESPFKKALLFAPLYPVDLQQNTKDLSAFNVFLSMGENDPIVTPEQSKRVIEIFKERGAEVHETWVNSHEITQESLNEAKKLL
- a CDS encoding flavin reductase family protein — encoded protein: MKKLRPDALTQKENYKLLIGSIIPRPIALVTSQSDSGLLNIAPFSFFNIVSSEPPILSIAVQRVEGEMKDTARNILQNKEAVVHIVDTDNVADANQTAARLGPDESEIDRTEFDLVGSVEVAVPGLKQSKVRFETQLYDHIVIGKEEEPISDLILLEVKYYHFDEAIYENGYINKDELGAVSRLAGNDYAEIGQTFTIKRPQ
- the mhqE gene encoding ring-cleaving dioxygenase MhqE, which codes for MKNNELLGIHHVTAMTNDAVRNYKFFTEVLGMRLVKKTVNQDDIYTYHTFFADDQGSAGTDMTFFDFPNNPKGQRGTNSITRAAFRVPNDAALEYYLDRFESFGVKHDGIQDLFGKKVLPFEEEDGQRYQLISDELNEGVAPGIPWKNGPVPEDKAIYGLGPIEITVSYYDDFKAVLKEVYGMKPVVEEEQVTLFEVGEGGNGGQVILRKDDQGPEARQGYGEVHHVSFRLKDHEAIKAWEEKYNERRIGNSGNVDRYYFEALYARIGHILIEVSTDGPGFMGDEPYETLGESLALPPFLESKREYIESEIRMFDTSRQH
- a CDS encoding MarR family transcriptional regulator, whose product is MDRTKESLKALVGIKRTNDTLDRIVKQDMVNYGLTITEFAVMELLFHKGDQPIQKVKERILIANSSTTYVIDQLTKKGYVNRRQDTKDKRVTYAVLTEAGHTLMNNIFPQHAEAIEAAFSVLDDEELTVLRKALKKISAYEKV
- a CDS encoding cysteine synthase family protein; its protein translation is MKAFDLIGNTPLVLLEQFSTEAMKIYAKLEMYNLGGSIKDRLGKHLIEHAMSQGELSTGDTIVEATAGNTGIGLAIVANHYHINCVIYAPEHFSEEKMSIMRALGADVRRTPRSEGMIGAQQQAKAYAEKHQAYYVNQFNNDENPRAYVHTLAQEILDQCPDINYFVAGAGSGGTFSGTASVMHQHNVKNIIVEPEGSILAGGEAHAHDTEGIGVEKWPSFLDRSLIDDIKVISDQDAFHNVSQLALKEGLLAGSSSGAALQAAMDIAEDIDEGHIVVVFPDSSDRYMSKNILNYGGNNNE